One part of the Anaerolineales bacterium genome encodes these proteins:
- a CDS encoding PEP/pyruvate-binding domain-containing protein, which yields MTLPYNSIDPAYRIYLTLAQYPTLRRRIRTKMRNELIQRGILSSQMFEEMVRQQAVDSQQREGLLDAFGDEAPEEWKLRLDVVRDQLTDVSFANNLPFEIFEGLVKDILAERGAESEDLLRTFNPELASQEALFEQAMAISRMEKEQRRRHEAREREIKVVLLKSMISDQLAYINIAKEWFTLDDLLEIRRYKIGKGKVGGKAAGMLLALRILQAVAEEDIVKNVDIPDSYFLGADVMYAFMANNGMMHWADQKYKDEEVIRTEYEQIKEEYAAGSFPEDILIELSAMLEKIGRQPIIVRSSSLLEDNFGSSFAGKYASFFCPNQGTHAENLRGLTQAIAAVYASALNPDALLYRRSHGLEDYDERLAVLIQVVQGEAYGKYYFPHFAGVAFSRNLFRWSPKILRNAGFVRLVAGMGTRAVDHVGNDYPRLVALSHPELRAQSDPRSIHTYSQHYMDVIDLEDNAFKTLPFTDVMNGRYPHLRLAASVYKDGDLSPIRSMVGADNELVLTFDGVVRNTPFAERMRRILAHLEKKYSSPVDMEFTMRVFERDGKPEIELFILQCRPQSHLHEVAVRLPERLDKQAIVFSTSKVAPHGRATNIRYALFVTPGGYYGLPNSQARGELTRAISKINKVLEGEEFICVGPGRWGTSTPDLGVSVSYADIYNTRALVELSGEGVGPAPEPSYGTHFFQDLIESRIYPLAVHLDDVDAIFNNAFFYEAPNHLTDWAPELDGLQNTLRLIHVDDVAPGQVMELIMDSESGRAVAFLKEETRDE from the coding sequence ATGACGCTGCCATACAACTCTATTGATCCGGCCTATCGCATCTATTTAACGCTGGCGCAATACCCTACCCTGCGCCGGCGCATCCGCACCAAGATGCGTAACGAGCTGATCCAACGCGGCATTCTGTCCTCGCAGATGTTTGAGGAGATGGTGCGCCAGCAAGCGGTCGACTCGCAGCAGCGCGAGGGATTACTGGATGCTTTTGGCGACGAAGCGCCGGAGGAGTGGAAGCTGCGCCTGGATGTGGTGCGCGATCAGCTGACGGATGTGAGCTTTGCAAACAACCTGCCCTTTGAGATCTTTGAAGGGCTGGTGAAAGATATATTGGCCGAGCGCGGCGCCGAGAGCGAAGACCTGCTGCGCACGTTCAACCCGGAGCTGGCCTCGCAGGAGGCGCTGTTCGAGCAGGCCATGGCCATCTCGCGCATGGAGAAGGAGCAGCGCCGCCGCCATGAAGCGCGCGAGCGCGAGATCAAGGTGGTGCTGCTCAAATCCATGATCTCAGACCAACTGGCATACATCAACATTGCCAAAGAGTGGTTCACGCTGGATGACCTGCTGGAGATCCGCCGCTACAAGATCGGCAAGGGCAAGGTGGGCGGCAAGGCGGCGGGTATGCTGCTGGCGCTGCGCATCTTGCAAGCCGTGGCCGAAGAAGACATCGTCAAGAATGTGGATATTCCCGACTCGTATTTTCTGGGCGCGGATGTGATGTATGCGTTCATGGCCAACAACGGCATGATGCACTGGGCAGACCAGAAGTACAAGGATGAAGAAGTCATCCGCACCGAATACGAGCAGATCAAAGAAGAGTACGCGGCAGGCAGCTTCCCTGAGGATATTTTGATCGAGCTGTCTGCGATGCTGGAGAAGATCGGCAGGCAGCCCATCATTGTGCGCTCCAGTAGCCTGCTGGAGGACAACTTCGGCTCGTCGTTTGCCGGCAAATACGCCAGCTTCTTCTGCCCGAACCAGGGCACGCATGCTGAGAATTTACGCGGGCTGACCCAGGCGATCGCGGCGGTGTACGCCAGCGCCCTGAACCCGGATGCGCTGTTGTACCGCCGCTCGCACGGCCTGGAAGATTATGACGAGCGCCTGGCGGTGCTAATCCAGGTGGTGCAGGGTGAGGCGTATGGAAAGTACTACTTCCCGCATTTTGCCGGGGTAGCGTTCAGCCGCAACCTGTTCCGCTGGTCGCCCAAGATCCTGCGCAACGCGGGGTTTGTGCGCCTGGTGGCGGGCATGGGCACACGGGCGGTGGACCATGTGGGCAACGACTATCCGCGCCTGGTAGCGCTGAGCCATCCGGAGCTGCGCGCCCAGAGCGACCCGCGTTCCATCCACACGTATTCACAGCACTACATGGACGTGATCGACCTTGAGGACAATGCCTTCAAGACCCTGCCGTTCACGGACGTTATGAACGGGCGCTATCCCCATTTGCGCCTAGCTGCCTCTGTATATAAGGATGGCGACCTGAGCCCGATCCGCTCGATGGTAGGGGCGGATAACGAGCTGGTGCTCACCTTTGACGGCGTGGTGCGCAATACACCGTTTGCGGAGCGCATGCGGCGCATACTGGCGCACTTGGAGAAGAAATACAGCTCGCCGGTGGATATGGAATTCACCATGCGCGTATTTGAGCGCGACGGAAAGCCCGAAATTGAGTTATTTATCCTGCAGTGCCGCCCGCAAAGCCACCTGCATGAGGTGGCGGTGCGCCTGCCGGAGCGGCTGGACAAGCAGGCGATCGTGTTCTCCACCAGCAAGGTGGCGCCGCATGGGCGGGCGACGAACATCCGCTATGCGTTGTTCGTGACGCCGGGCGGGTATTACGGCCTGCCCAACTCTCAGGCGCGCGGCGAACTGACGCGGGCAATCAGCAAGATCAACAAAGTGCTGGAAGGCGAAGAGTTCATTTGCGTGGGGCCGGGGCGCTGGGGCACCAGCACGCCCGATCTGGGCGTGAGCGTGAGCTATGCCGATATTTACAACACGCGCGCCCTGGTGGAGCTCTCTGGTGAAGGCGTAGGCCCGGCGCCCGAGCCATCCTATGGGACGCACTTTTTTCAGGATCTGATCGAGTCGCGTATTTATCCGCTGGCGGTGCACCTGGATGATGTGGACGCCATCTTCAATAACGCGTTCTTTTATGAGGCGCCCAACCATTTGACGGACTGGGCGCCGGAGTTGGATGGCTTGCAGAACACTTTGCGCCTGATCCACGTTGACGATGTAGCACCCGGCCAGGTGATGGAGCTTATAATGGACTCTGAATCCGGCCGCGCAGTAGCGTTTTTGAAAGAGGAGACTAGGGACGAATGA
- a CDS encoding deoxynucleoside kinase, translating to MKHFVAVAGNIGVGKSTLVSKLADHLEWNPYYEPVAENPYLEDFYADMRTWAFQSQVFFLRHRLSMHLGLLADPNSVIQDRSVYEDAEIFAKNLFLSGQMDERDYTSYRNLYTLLCDLLRPPDLVIYLRASVPTLQRRIAQRGRDFEAKISTEYLEQLNGLYEDWVTNFTLCPVLTVPTDNMNFVTHDGLVELVKLKMSEKLMGKEEVVFLPEEVESFASHSLDH from the coding sequence ATGAAGCATTTTGTGGCCGTGGCTGGGAATATTGGTGTTGGAAAATCGACGCTGGTGTCAAAACTGGCAGACCACCTGGAATGGAACCCATACTACGAGCCGGTTGCTGAGAATCCCTATCTTGAAGATTTCTATGCAGACATGCGCACCTGGGCGTTTCAATCCCAAGTGTTTTTTCTGCGTCACCGCCTGAGCATGCATCTGGGCCTGTTGGCCGACCCGAACTCGGTGATCCAAGACCGCTCTGTGTATGAGGATGCGGAGATCTTTGCCAAGAACCTGTTCTTGTCCGGCCAGATGGATGAGCGCGACTACACCTCGTATCGCAATTTGTACACATTGCTATGTGATTTGCTGCGCCCGCCTGATCTAGTGATCTACCTGCGTGCGTCTGTGCCCACCCTGCAACGCCGGATCGCCCAGCGCGGGCGTGATTTTGAAGCCAAGATCAGCACTGAATACCTTGAGCAGCTCAATGGGCTGTACGAGGATTGGGTGACCAACTTCACTTTGTGCCCGGTGCTGACCGTGCCGACCGACAATATGAACTTTGTGACCCATGACGGGCTGGTTGAGCTGGTGAAGCTAAAGATGAGCGAGAAGCTGATGGGCAAGGAAGAAGTAGTTTTCCTTCCTGAGGAAGTGGAGAGCTTTGCCAGCCACTCACTGGATCACTAA
- a CDS encoding stage V sporulation protein S, with translation MDVIKVSGASRTSAVAGAIAGVFREHKRAEIQAIGAGAVNQAVKALVLARSYLQEDGYTVYCTPEFADVEIEGNVRTAIKLVIECHEIARQPKDETQNAA, from the coding sequence ATGGACGTTATCAAGGTGTCAGGGGCATCACGTACATCCGCTGTGGCTGGTGCCATTGCGGGCGTATTCCGGGAACACAAGCGCGCCGAGATCCAGGCCATCGGCGCCGGTGCGGTCAACCAGGCCGTTAAAGCGCTGGTTCTGGCGCGCAGCTATCTGCAAGAGGATGGCTACACGGTCTACTGCACACCCGAATTTGCCGATGTGGAGATCGAAGGCAACGTGCGCACTGCCATCAAGCTTGTCATTGAGTGTCACGAGATTGCCAGACAACCGAAAGATGAAACACAAAACGCCGCATAA
- a CDS encoding endonuclease MutS2 — MDEKALQTLEFPKVLERLARHSVFSVSHERALALRPAADIDAARRRLAETGEARALLDDQPKLGVGGARDLRPALGNARRGMALTAPELLDVKGTLVAARTLARQLQDAQASYPLLAELAAQMPQPAGVVDAITKTISERGQILDSASDELGEIRSELGVAHERLLSRMQKMLSSEPYTKALQEPIFTQRDGRYVLPIRAEERSRVKGVVHDQSASGATLFIEPLGVVELNNTWRELQLAEREEERRILLALTVLVQTHSEAITAALEGLAELDLVFARAKYAEQLRAHAPELLPLRPHTDSPHPGVTLRLFDARHPLLDPDTVVSSDIELFPENYCLVITGPNTGGKTVTLKTVGLLALMGQSGMHVPAAAGSQISFFESVYADIGDEQSIEQSLSTFSGHVTNIVSILKQVDQRSLVIFDELGAGTDPQEGAALARALLDHLVRRGITTLVATHYPELKVYAQGTKGVVNASVEFDLKTLAPTYHLTVGLPGRSNALAIAKRLGLSDEVLEQARSGIDPADLKAEDLLDDIHRERERARQAHERAADAERTAEGLRAELAERLELIEDERFEVLEAARQQAKKELDALKTQAGRLRADLARERQPLEKVQAVKQAIEALEDTVEEPVQRQAVPESAPGRALRLGDAVRVRSLGARGVVIGLSEEEAELQVGALRARARYTDLELLDEPSESPLPDWQGTVQLPDTVASEVSLRGMRFEDAYNKLDAYLDAAYASGLRSARIIHGKGTGTLREMVRDMLRKRSYVERYVFANPHEGGEGVTIAYFK; from the coding sequence ATGGACGAAAAAGCTCTGCAAACGCTGGAGTTTCCCAAAGTTTTGGAGCGCCTGGCGCGCCATAGCGTGTTCAGCGTATCGCATGAGCGCGCCCTGGCTCTGCGCCCGGCGGCGGATATTGACGCGGCCCGGCGCCGGCTGGCCGAGACGGGCGAGGCGCGCGCCCTGCTGGACGACCAGCCCAAGCTGGGCGTGGGCGGTGCGCGCGATCTACGCCCGGCCCTGGGCAATGCCCGGCGCGGCATGGCACTGACTGCACCAGAGCTGCTGGATGTAAAAGGCACCCTGGTGGCGGCGCGCACCCTGGCGCGGCAACTGCAGGATGCACAGGCCAGTTACCCCTTGCTGGCGGAACTGGCGGCGCAGATGCCGCAACCCGCGGGTGTGGTAGATGCGATCACCAAAACCATCTCCGAGCGCGGCCAGATATTGGATAGCGCCTCGGACGAGCTGGGCGAGATCCGCAGCGAACTGGGTGTTGCGCATGAGCGGCTGTTAAGCCGGATGCAGAAGATGCTGAGCAGCGAGCCGTACACCAAGGCGCTGCAAGAGCCGATCTTCACGCAGCGGGATGGGCGCTATGTGCTGCCGATCCGTGCGGAGGAGCGCAGCCGCGTCAAAGGCGTGGTGCACGACCAATCTGCCAGCGGGGCGACGCTGTTCATTGAGCCGCTGGGCGTGGTGGAACTGAACAACACCTGGCGCGAGCTGCAACTGGCCGAGCGAGAAGAAGAACGGCGCATCCTGCTGGCGCTGACCGTGCTGGTGCAGACGCACAGCGAGGCGATCACCGCGGCGCTGGAGGGACTGGCTGAGCTGGACCTGGTGTTTGCGCGCGCCAAGTACGCCGAGCAGCTGCGCGCCCATGCGCCTGAGCTGCTGCCGCTGCGCCCCCACACGGATAGTCCACATCCTGGCGTGACGCTGCGCTTGTTCGACGCGCGCCACCCGCTGCTGGACCCCGATACCGTGGTTTCCTCTGATATTGAGTTGTTCCCTGAAAACTACTGCCTGGTGATCACTGGGCCCAACACGGGCGGCAAAACCGTCACGCTTAAGACGGTGGGCCTGTTGGCGTTAATGGGCCAGAGCGGGATGCATGTTCCGGCCGCAGCTGGCAGCCAGATTTCATTTTTTGAGTCCGTGTACGCAGATATTGGCGATGAGCAATCGATCGAGCAGTCACTCTCCACGTTTTCCGGCCATGTCACCAACATTGTCAGCATATTGAAGCAGGTCGACCAGCGTTCGCTGGTCATATTCGATGAACTTGGCGCCGGCACAGACCCGCAGGAAGGCGCGGCTTTGGCGCGGGCGCTGCTGGATCACCTGGTGCGGCGCGGCATCACCACTCTGGTGGCCACGCACTACCCTGAGTTGAAAGTGTATGCGCAGGGAACGAAGGGCGTGGTGAACGCCAGTGTTGAATTCGATCTGAAGACCCTGGCGCCAACCTATCATCTAACGGTCGGCCTGCCAGGGCGCTCCAACGCGCTGGCGATTGCCAAGCGGCTTGGGCTGAGCGACGAAGTGCTGGAGCAGGCGCGCAGCGGGATCGACCCGGCTGACCTAAAGGCAGAGGATCTACTTGACGACATCCACCGCGAGCGCGAACGCGCCCGCCAGGCGCACGAGCGGGCGGCAGATGCCGAACGCACCGCCGAGGGCTTGCGGGCAGAGTTGGCTGAGCGGCTGGAGCTGATCGAAGATGAGCGCTTCGAGGTACTGGAAGCGGCGCGGCAACAGGCCAAGAAGGAGCTGGATGCGCTGAAGACTCAAGCTGGCAGGCTGCGGGCTGACCTGGCGCGGGAGCGCCAACCGCTGGAGAAGGTGCAGGCGGTGAAGCAAGCCATTGAGGCGCTGGAAGATACGGTGGAGGAGCCGGTGCAGCGCCAGGCAGTGCCGGAATCGGCGCCGGGGCGAGCGCTGCGCCTGGGGGATGCGGTGCGGGTGCGCAGCCTGGGGGCGCGCGGCGTGGTGATCGGCCTGAGTGAGGAAGAAGCTGAGCTGCAAGTGGGCGCGCTGCGGGCGCGGGCGCGCTATACCGACCTGGAGCTGCTGGACGAGCCAAGTGAGAGCCCCCTGCCCGACTGGCAAGGCACGGTGCAATTGCCGGATACCGTGGCATCCGAGGTCTCGCTGCGCGGCATGCGCTTTGAGGATGCATACAACAAACTGGACGCCTACCTGGATGCGGCGTATGCCTCAGGCTTACGTTCAGCGCGCATCATCCATGGCAAGGGGACTGGCACGCTGCGCGAGATGGTGCGTGACATGCTGCGCAAGCGCAGCTATGTAGAGCGCTATGTCTTCGCCAACCCGCATGAAGGCGGAGAAGGCGTCACCATCGCTTACTTTAAGTAA
- a CDS encoding DinB family protein: MMDIDFLLREFTENPKRIKALVTGVNKTEARYKPGPKTWSILEVVNHLYDEERFDFRVRLDIILNRPAEDWPPIAPAAWVTQHKYNTRDLQTSLAAYLSERRRSLRWLRSLGQVDWNTRYARAGRSIRAGDMFAAWVAHDGLHIRQLNELHRLLLERAVKPYQPGYAGEW; this comes from the coding sequence ATGATGGACATAGATTTCCTGCTGCGCGAATTCACAGAGAACCCCAAGCGCATCAAGGCACTCGTTACCGGGGTAAACAAGACCGAGGCGCGCTATAAGCCCGGCCCTAAAACCTGGTCGATCCTTGAAGTTGTCAATCACTTGTACGATGAAGAGCGCTTTGATTTCCGCGTGCGCCTCGACATTATCCTCAATCGCCCCGCCGAAGATTGGCCGCCCATTGCCCCCGCGGCCTGGGTGACCCAGCACAAATACAACACGCGCGACCTGCAAACCTCGCTGGCCGCCTACCTCAGCGAGCGCCGCCGTTCGCTGCGCTGGCTGCGCTCACTCGGCCAGGTTGACTGGAACACGCGCTATGCGCGCGCCGGTCGCAGCATCCGCGCCGGCGACATGTTCGCCGCCTGGGTGGCGCACGATGGCCTCCACATCCGCCAGCTCAATGAGCTGCATCGTCTGCTGCTCGAGCGCGCCGTCAAACCCTACCAGCCAGGCTACGCGGGCGAGTGGTAG
- a CDS encoding ATP-grasp domain-containing protein, giving the protein MANKLPFTTVLVANRGEIAVRVINACHKLGLRAVAVYSEADAGALHSQVADEAVLIGPAAARQSYLDFEAVLRAAKQTGAEAVHPGYGFLAENAEFAEAVMKAGLVWIGPPPAAMRAMGDKATARELMLKAGVPVLPGYQGEDSDAQLRKAAKALGYPLLVKAAAGGGGVGQRVVQAAVELEDAMAAARREAASAFGDERLVLEKYLATARHVEVQVVGDQHGKLLHLFERECSLQRRRQKVVEETPSPLLDASLRAAMCEAAVAAAAVVDYTNAGTVEFLVDPATREFYFLEMNTRLQVEHPVTELTTGVDIVEWQLRVAAGEPLPFSQSELAQRGHAIECRIYAEDPAANFLPQAGKVLKLQFPQGARVDAGITEGQAVSVHYDPMLAKLSVHAADRAQALAAMRMALADTVLLGVVNNIDFLQAVLAEPTVAAGDFDTQTIERTFAGWQPDGGLPAMALLAAAALELQPGAAVATDDPDPYSPWASGSGFRMGGAL; this is encoded by the coding sequence ATGGCAAACAAACTTCCCTTCACCACTGTGTTGGTTGCCAACCGCGGCGAGATCGCCGTGCGGGTGATAAATGCGTGCCACAAGCTGGGTCTGCGGGCGGTGGCGGTGTACTCTGAGGCGGACGCTGGCGCATTGCATAGCCAGGTTGCGGATGAAGCTGTGCTGATCGGCCCGGCGGCGGCGCGGCAGTCCTATCTCGATTTCGAAGCTGTGCTGCGGGCGGCCAAGCAGACTGGCGCCGAAGCGGTGCACCCGGGCTATGGCTTTCTGGCTGAGAATGCCGAATTTGCTGAAGCGGTGATGAAGGCGGGCTTGGTCTGGATCGGCCCGCCGCCAGCGGCGATGCGCGCCATGGGCGACAAAGCTACGGCCCGCGAGCTGATGTTGAAGGCTGGAGTGCCTGTGCTGCCGGGCTACCAGGGCGAGGACAGCGACGCTCAGCTGCGCAAAGCCGCCAAGGCTCTGGGCTACCCGCTGCTAGTGAAAGCGGCAGCGGGCGGCGGCGGCGTGGGCCAGCGGGTGGTGCAGGCAGCGGTAGAACTGGAAGATGCGATGGCCGCGGCGCGGCGTGAGGCCGCCAGCGCCTTTGGCGATGAGCGGCTAGTGCTGGAGAAGTACCTGGCGACGGCGCGCCATGTGGAAGTGCAAGTGGTGGGCGACCAGCATGGCAAGCTGCTGCACTTGTTCGAACGTGAGTGCTCGCTGCAACGCCGGCGGCAAAAAGTGGTGGAGGAAACACCGTCACCCTTGTTGGATGCGAGCTTGCGTGCGGCGATGTGCGAGGCCGCAGTGGCTGCAGCGGCCGTAGTGGATTACACCAACGCCGGCACGGTGGAGTTTTTGGTTGACCCGGCCACGCGTGAATTCTATTTTCTGGAAATGAACACCCGCTTGCAAGTGGAGCACCCTGTGACTGAGCTCACGACTGGCGTGGATATTGTGGAGTGGCAGCTGCGCGTAGCCGCGGGTGAACCGCTGCCGTTTTCACAGAGTGAGCTTGCGCAGCGCGGCCACGCAATCGAGTGCCGCATCTATGCGGAGGATCCGGCGGCCAACTTTCTGCCGCAAGCCGGCAAGGTACTGAAGCTTCAGTTTCCACAAGGGGCACGAGTGGATGCGGGCATTACTGAGGGCCAGGCGGTGAGCGTGCACTATGACCCTATGCTGGCCAAGCTCAGCGTGCATGCGGCCGACCGCGCCCAGGCGCTGGCCGCCATGCGGATGGCGCTGGCGGATACTGTGCTGCTGGGTGTGGTCAATAACATCGATTTTTTACAAGCCGTGTTGGCAGAGCCGACTGTGGCGGCGGGTGACTTTGACACCCAGACGATCGAACGCACATTTGCCGGGTGGCAGCCGGATGGCGGCTTGCCGGCGATGGCCTTGTTGGCTGCAGCCGCGCTGGAGTTGCAGCCTGGTGCAGCCGTTGCCACAGATGACCCAGACCCGTATTCGCCGTGGGCCAGCGGCAGCGGCTTCCGCATGGGTGGTGCACTGTGA
- a CDS encoding biotin/lipoyl-binding protein, whose protein sequence is MKFYFAHGGDTHVVEVQTRGEALRAVIDGQVYEARLELGQPVVLTLGGQQVQIAWAKDGRDTWLHVAGRSYRLRRTTGGRSSGQAAGAERSLRAPMPGQVRKVLVQPGQPVTAGAVLVVLEAMKMEVRIMASQDAKVAQIAVTEGQSVEKDQLLVELEPNDGG, encoded by the coding sequence GTGAAGTTTTATTTTGCACATGGCGGTGATACGCATGTGGTTGAAGTACAGACCAGAGGCGAGGCGCTACGAGCCGTGATCGATGGGCAGGTGTATGAAGCCAGGCTTGAGCTCGGCCAGCCGGTAGTACTAACCTTGGGCGGCCAACAGGTGCAGATCGCCTGGGCCAAAGATGGCCGGGATACCTGGCTGCATGTGGCCGGCCGCAGTTACAGGCTGCGGCGCACCACGGGCGGCCGTTCGAGCGGCCAGGCAGCGGGCGCAGAACGCAGCCTGCGGGCGCCAATGCCGGGCCAAGTGCGCAAGGTGCTGGTGCAGCCCGGCCAACCGGTGACCGCAGGCGCAGTGCTTGTGGTGCTGGAGGCGATGAAGATGGAAGTGCGCATCATGGCAAGCCAGGACGCAAAAGTGGCGCAGATCGCCGTAACTGAAGGCCAGAGCGTGGAAAAAGACCAGCTGTTGGTGGAACTGGAGCCAAACGATGGCGGGTAA
- a CDS encoding MaoC family dehydratase, whose amino-acid sequence MAGKYYEELEVGQRMRHGRTRTITEADNVLFSGLTMNTQPLHMDEEFAKRSQFGQRIVNGIFTFGVVVGITVPDLTEGTIVANLGYERVNHPNPVFAGDTIWVETEVLEKRPSGSKPDRGVVRLRHVAYKQTGEPVVEIERAVMFLKREA is encoded by the coding sequence ATGGCGGGTAAGTACTACGAAGAATTGGAAGTGGGCCAGCGAATGCGCCATGGCCGCACCCGCACGATCACTGAGGCGGATAATGTGTTGTTCAGCGGGCTGACAATGAACACTCAGCCTCTGCACATGGATGAGGAGTTTGCCAAACGCAGCCAGTTCGGCCAGCGGATCGTCAATGGCATCTTCACCTTTGGGGTCGTTGTGGGCATTACGGTGCCTGATCTGACCGAAGGCACGATCGTGGCTAACCTTGGCTACGAGAGGGTCAACCACCCCAACCCTGTATTTGCTGGCGACACGATCTGGGTGGAAACTGAAGTGCTGGAAAAGCGCCCCTCCGGAAGCAAACCTGACCGCGGTGTGGTGCGTTTGCGCCATGTGGCTTACAAGCAAACAGGCGAGCCCGTGGTCGAGATCGAGCGGGCTGTGATGTTTTTGAAACGAGAGGCCTAA
- a CDS encoding CoA ester lyase — protein MRTRRTLLYVPGSDWRKMEKAAGLGADCVCLDLEDGVAPSSKAEARTLIAKALTELDFGRSERLVRVNAADSGLQAEDLQIASHPNLQGIVLPKAASAADVQAVGVRLQQAERERGLAANTLSLLAQIESAMGLVNLKDIASADKHLVALIFGSEDFASDLGAIRTQEADEIFYARSAVVTHAAAFGLQAIDMLHVNFKDSAGLMQLAAQGARLGYSGMQVVHPDQIAPVLAAFTPSAEETAWAQRVVDGYTRHAAEGRGAFALDGKMIDMPLVKAAQRVLARAGVANK, from the coding sequence ATGCGCACAAGACGAACCTTGTTGTATGTCCCCGGCAGCGATTGGCGCAAGATGGAGAAGGCTGCAGGCCTGGGCGCGGATTGTGTGTGCCTGGACCTGGAAGATGGCGTAGCGCCCAGTAGCAAGGCGGAAGCGCGCACGTTGATTGCCAAAGCACTGACCGAACTTGATTTTGGCCGCAGCGAGCGATTGGTACGCGTGAACGCTGCCGATAGCGGCCTGCAGGCTGAGGATCTGCAGATCGCCAGCCATCCAAACCTGCAAGGCATCGTGCTGCCGAAAGCGGCCAGCGCGGCGGATGTTCAGGCTGTTGGTGTACGTCTGCAGCAAGCGGAGCGCGAACGCGGGCTGGCGGCGAATACATTGAGCTTATTGGCGCAGATCGAGAGCGCCATGGGCCTGGTGAATTTAAAAGACATCGCCAGCGCGGATAAGCATCTGGTGGCGCTGATCTTTGGCTCAGAAGATTTTGCCAGTGATCTGGGCGCCATCCGTACGCAGGAGGCTGATGAGATCTTCTATGCGCGCAGCGCAGTAGTGACGCATGCGGCCGCCTTTGGTCTGCAGGCTATCGACATGTTGCATGTGAACTTCAAAGACAGTGCGGGCTTGATGCAGCTGGCGGCCCAAGGGGCGCGGTTGGGCTACAGCGGTATGCAGGTCGTGCATCCTGACCAGATCGCGCCGGTTTTGGCCGCCTTCACTCCGAGCGCAGAGGAGACCGCCTGGGCGCAACGCGTAGTGGATGGGTATACCCGGCACGCAGCGGAGGGCCGCGGCGCGTTCGCACTGGATGGCAAGATGATCGATATGCCGCTGGTGAAAGCCGCACAGCGCGTGCTGGCGCGGGCGGGTGTGGCAAACAAATAA